The DNA sequence TTGAATCTTACATTCCGCACTTTTCAACACCCTATTTTTTTATTTTCACTGCAGCGGCTTGAACGCTTATTTTCTCCATTTCGGAAATCGTTTTTTTTACACCATTCTCATGTTGCTGATCCACTCTTCAATTACACTGGTCTGATCCCCTGTTAACCTGACAGTTTTTGTTTTCCTGTCAACCATTCCTTTCTAGTCATAATAAGGTTCATGCAGCTAACATGGATCCACTCTCTTCGAACGGTTTTTTGAGCTCATTCAAGGAATTCTTCTTCGGTATGATGAATATCTTCGTGTTTTCCGAGAAGTCATCAAGGATGCTTGTCCAGAGCATAAGTCTCGGAACTTCTTCGTAGCATTTAATTCGAAGGGGCATTCTTTTCTACGTGAGCGATTCTCTTTTTCTTATCAGACCTTTTCTCAAATGCTTTGAAGATATCTGCAATTATGAAAAAAACTTCAGACAGTATTATGAGGTAAAGTGCCGTACGGAAATCCATAAGGACGTTAAGACTAATTCCGTCAACAGATGGATGAAGGGAAAGAAAACCGCTTCCAAAAATGAGGAAAAGTATGACAACTTCAACTGTGAGATACCCGGCCGATATCAATGAATTATACCATTTTCTCTTGAAAAGATGTTGCATGAAGATAAGAACAAGAAAAATCACTACAAGCGTCAGGTAATATGTGGTAGTTACGAAGAGGAAAAGCGGTATTCCTAGTTTCATGAAATAATTGTGTACATAGGGAAGAGCGTAAAGGAATATGATACCGGACACTATGGTGTACACTATAGCCGAAGCTACTATGCCGGCAGTAATCTCACGTTCCGACATTTTTCTCACTCCATTCAATGGGTCCAAGCCTAAAGTATAGGTCAATTGTAGTCGGCGCATTCTTCATATGGAAACTTCCAGAAAGATTGTAATAGTTGCCAGTGCTAAGAGAGCTAAATGATATGTTACCTATGGGGCTTGTCTGGTTGTAGATGATTATCTGCCCTGTGGGGATGCTCACCTATGTGAAATATGTAAAAGCAACAGAAATATCATATTTACCGGATCCGGCTGATTTCACACTTGTAACATTAAATCCATACACAGGTGCACCAATAGTAAAGTTATGTTGCAACTCTGTTGTGATAGTAAAAAGGTATCCTGGGAGTTTTATTGGTAGGTTCTCGGATATTGTTGCATTGTTTCTTGGCCAGCCACTTTTATTCAAAGCATTCAATGAGATCGAAAAAGGAACGGTCTTGCTCACGTTGTTCCCTGGAGCGAAATCTATAGATGTGTTTCCTATAATTATCTGCTGAGACATGAAACCGCGATTCATACCAGAAACTGTGAAATTCAAAGAAATATCACTATTATTATAGCTTAATCCATTTTCTCTAAAGCTGAGGTTCCTCATCGTTCCGTACGCGGTGTTGTATACAAAAAGGACTGAAACTACAATTACTATTACAATGAAAACAGCGCCGATAACATAGAAGACACGTGAAAGTTTCACGGTACTGTAATATCTTCCCTATTATAACTTTTCCACACGTTCAAAGTTTTTACCTATAAATTAGATTATATACCTACAACCTATTTAAGAAATGAGATATTATTGTTGCCTAACATAGAATTATTCGCAATGTCAAACGTATTCGGATACTCTACGGCATCTTCCGTCCCTACTTCAATAAACTCCAGTAGTTATGCTATTTTTTTCCTAATTATTGCTATATTTCTCGTAATGAGGACGTACAGGGGCATTGCTGGAAGAAGATTCAATACATCGAGGATATACAGAACTCCAATAATTTATGGTCTTCTACTTGTTTTTTTTGTTGTGTACCTTGAATATTCTCATCCCCTATTCTTCCTTACTCTCTTGTTTGTTCCTGCAGGGTTTCTAATAGGGCTAAGATTCGATATAAGGCCAAAATTCTTCTATAACAGCCAGCAGTTGTACTATAAGCGTAACCCGCTTGTCTTAATAATCTGGTTAATTTCATACTTAAGCAGATTGTCTTTGGAATTTCTATATCCTTCAAATATTTATGCTAACCTAACAGTGGATTCGCTACTCGCATTAACGACCGGCATAATAATCAGCGAGGCAATAACTTTAGTGAAGACATATAAAATTTTTGTAAAAGAGAGTCCGAGACCGAATCAGGATCAGAGTGATTCATTCCAAGATGAATAAGACTGAATTAACCGATCAAGAAAGAGCGAAAAACATTTAACATGTTTTGGAAATTTTACCAGGAATAAAATTCTTAATATTAACTTTGTAACATAAATATTTTAGATAGATTAACATTCAAATGTAGAATGATTTTCCGAGTGTTGCGTTCTGATAAAGTTTAAATTTTGAATAACATTTTAAATTTATGACCAACACAGTTGTACTTACAGCTGATAGAGGTTCTTTTACGAGTTACTCGGGAATATCAACAATGGGGTATGTTGCGTGTATGCCCGCCCGTTTGGTTCCAAGAGCTATGATGAATTCATTATTTACACCACCAGAGAACGGGCATATAGATGGTGAAACATTTGTCGCTCCATACGCGCTAAGAAAAGTAGAAGCTGCGCTCTATAAATTTGGGATAAAGGACGTGAAGGTGGTTCCCCCAGATCTTCTTTCAAGAGCAGTGGATGAGACCACTAAGGTGGTTGGGATCTCAGTTCACGATCCTCTCGGCTTGAGTCCTGTGACATTCAAGCTTACAATGCTTTTTGGCGGTGGTCCAAGTTGGACAGCTCAGTTTTTTTCTGAACTCAGTGAAAAAATATCCCTTCTCAAGAAAAGATACAATTTTAAAGTATTCGCGGGCGGCCCAGCCACTTGGCAACTTGAACTTGAACGACCGGAGTGGGTAGACACCATATTCACTGGTGAAGCAGAACTGGATCTTCCACCTTTGGTTGCGAACGCTATAAGGGGCGGAAATATGCCTAGATCTATTGTAGGGCGGATACCGAAGTTGGAGGAGATCCCCACGATAATTAAACCTGCACGCTTCGGCGAGGTTCAGGTAACTCGAGGATGTCCCAGAGGATGTCAGTTCTGCTCAATCACACCAGAAACCTTCAGGACGATTCCGATAGAAGACATAAAGAAAGAAATATCGATAAATTTACAGGCGGGTTTGAAAAACGTTGAACTTCTTACGGATGATATATTGCTCTATGGGTCTAAGAGATTAGGCACAAATCATGATGCGGTCGTGAATCTTTTCGAGGAAGTCAAAAAGATGGGAATCGAGCAGATATATTTCCCACACATTTCATCGCCTGCTGTTCTAGATTCACCCAAAACGGTCGCTGATCTTAGCGAAGTCGCAGAATATGATAAATATAAGAGCGAGGCTCCAGTTGTAGGTCTAGAAAGCGGTAGTGTTAAAATCATTTCTAAATATTTGCACGGTAAGCCTTTTCCGTGGGGTCCCGAAGACTGGGGGAACGTCATACTCGAATCCACACCGATAATGAATGATGCATACATAACTCCGTGTTACACCATGACTATAGGCTTCCAGGAAGAAACGAATGAGGATGTTCAGGATACGATAGATCTCGTCCAATCGATAATAGATAACCATTATAAAGCCTGGGTATTTCCTCTTCCTGTAATTCCTATGGGCACGTCAAGGATACGGAATGATCCATTCCCGGTTATGGAAAAGCTTCCGACGAAGTATTGGGAACTCCTATATATTTCATGGAAGTATGATCTTAAGATAACAAGGGAAATAATGCCTGAGATGACAAAGCGGTTTAATAGTCGTATCCTCGGCAACGTGGTGAATCTAATGACCGATAAGATATTCACACACATAGAAAATGTATTCAAGGAACTCATGGAAACGAATGGAATGAAATCGAGAGAGTATAGCAAGATTGATCTAAACAACGTAATGGGGCTAATCAGGTCGATGTACTGGATAGGAAAAGCTTCATTCTCATAATTATTTGATCTTTCAACTAATGAGGTTTCTTATTTAACCTAATAATTATTTCTATAGTGTGGAAAGTGAATATTTTTTGTTCAGGCACTTGAAGCCTCAACGCGAACGTAATCCATCAACCCGTCTATTATTCTCTCTTTTATCATTGAAGGGTTCTTCCACGTAAAAAGTGATGGTTCCAGATAGCAAGATAATGCACACTTATTGCAGCTCTCGTATTCTTCCCAGTTGTAGTTGTTCCATACCTTTACGATGTCCACGTCCCAAACCTTCGAGCTGCCGTTGTACTCATTCAGGACATAACACGGCATCACTAGGTTTCCCAAGGGATCGACATTCATTGTTAACCATGGCTTGCATTTCCATTCAATGCCATTGAACCAGGAATTTGATACTGCTTGAAAATATTCCTTGGAATTGACGATCTTGTATCCCTTCTCCTTCATTAATGCAAGTGTCTGTACAGCTTCCTTCAGCTTATCCATACCCGGAGACTCCTTTTCTGCCGTGGAATAATTATACGCAATCTGGAAATTTATCCCAACTCCCAGTTTTTCCGCCAGTAAAACCAGGTCCTTGGCCTGAAAATAATTTTCCTCAGTTATCGTTGAACTGAGTGAAAGGGATATGTGGCCACGAGCAGCTTTCACGCCCTCTATCGCTTTGTCAAAAGATCCAGAGACACCACGCATCTTGTCATGCAGAGGGCCAACTCCGTCTATCGACACGAACATGTAATCAAGGTAATCTTCAATACTCTTCAATTTGCTCTTCAGAAGCCACCCATTGGTGACCATAGAGGTATGGAATCTCTTATGAGATTCAGCAAGTATATCTTGAACATCGTTCCTCAGCAGAGGCTCTCCACCTTCGAATCCAAGGAATGAGACGCCGGCTCTTCTCATGGCTTCCATCATTTTGACCTCTTCCTCTACAGTTAAGAGTTGTTCATCTTTTCTTCTCCAGAATGGGCACATCTTGCACTCAAGGTTACACCTATATAGGAGTTTATGGCCAGCAATCAAGGGTGCTTTGCTTCCATTGAATCCTTTCAACTTCCTCTCTATAGTCCTCCACAAAACTGGTCTGATTACTGCCATAGTCACAAAGCATGACACGGTATATAAATCTGATTACAACAATATGTTGACTTTCATGGAACATAAATACATTTTTGTCATGCAAAAATATGTTTTCTACATTAGAATATTACAACGAATTTTCACTGCACAGAAAATTGACCCTAGATTTGCTCCTGTCAATTTCTGACAGTCGATTATCTGAGGCCCCTATATCTAAGGCTGGTACTATTGGGAAACAATTTAGGCATTTAATTGATATATCAAAATGTTACATCGATGCTCTTGAGAATCAAAAACTCGTATTCGAAAGAAACGATATTGATCATTCTCTAGAAATAGATAAACCTAGACTAATAATTGAATTAAAATTGACTGCGGAGCGACTAAAGAGCTTCATTGAATCAGCAGATCCCTTAGAGTTCTCTCAAGAAGTTATTGATTGCCTAGAATCTAAGAAATATGTAGGTGTCGAACGAACTTCCCCAAGAATTATTGTTAGGTGGATGATAGAGCATGAGATATTTCAC is a window from the Thermoplasmatales archaeon genome containing:
- a CDS encoding B12-binding domain-containing radical SAM protein; amino-acid sequence: MTNTVVLTADRGSFTSYSGISTMGYVACMPARLVPRAMMNSLFTPPENGHIDGETFVAPYALRKVEAALYKFGIKDVKVVPPDLLSRAVDETTKVVGISVHDPLGLSPVTFKLTMLFGGGPSWTAQFFSELSEKISLLKKRYNFKVFAGGPATWQLELERPEWVDTIFTGEAELDLPPLVANAIRGGNMPRSIVGRIPKLEEIPTIIKPARFGEVQVTRGCPRGCQFCSITPETFRTIPIEDIKKEISINLQAGLKNVELLTDDILLYGSKRLGTNHDAVVNLFEEVKKMGIEQIYFPHISSPAVLDSPKTVADLSEVAEYDKYKSEAPVVGLESGSVKIISKYLHGKPFPWGPEDWGNVILESTPIMNDAYITPCYTMTIGFQEETNEDVQDTIDLVQSIIDNHYKAWVFPLPVIPMGTSRIRNDPFPVMEKLPTKYWELLYISWKYDLKITREIMPEMTKRFNSRILGNVVNLMTDKIFTHIENVFKELMETNGMKSREYSKIDLNNVMGLIRSMYWIGKASFS
- a CDS encoding PTO1314 family radical SAM protein — encoded protein: MAVIRPVLWRTIERKLKGFNGSKAPLIAGHKLLYRCNLECKMCPFWRRKDEQLLTVEEEVKMMEAMRRAGVSFLGFEGGEPLLRNDVQDILAESHKRFHTSMVTNGWLLKSKLKSIEDYLDYMFVSIDGVGPLHDKMRGVSGSFDKAIEGVKAARGHISLSLSSTITEENYFQAKDLVLLAEKLGVGINFQIAYNYSTAEKESPGMDKLKEAVQTLALMKEKGYKIVNSKEYFQAVSNSWFNGIEWKCKPWLTMNVDPLGNLVMPCYVLNEYNGSSKVWDVDIVKVWNNYNWEEYESCNKCALSCYLEPSLFTWKNPSMIKERIIDGLMDYVRVEASSA
- a CDS encoding DinB family protein gives rise to the protein MFSTLEYYNEFSLHRKLTLDLLLSISDSRLSEAPISKAGTIGKQFRHLIDISKCYIDALENQKLVFERNDIDHSLEIDKPRLIIELKLTAERLKSFIESADPLEFSQEVIDCLESKKYVGVERTSPRIIVRWMIEHEIFHEGQLALYIRNFGMHFPESWVTWGLG